The genomic window GGACGAAGATGGATTCTCCGCCGTGGCGGACTGGAATGACAAAATAGAAGGCTGACTGCACTTCTTAATTCTTCGTGCGGGACGTCTCTGTCGCGCACCATTCGGCCGTCAGGTCACCCGCCCCGCCACAGCGGGCAGGCGTGGAGGGGCGTGCCGGAGACGGCACTCCTCGCAACGACTCAGATACTAAGGGTACACCATGTGGAGATAATGAGGACATTCAGCAATATATGGGTGACCAAAACTCAGCCCTTCTTTTTTCTATTCGAGACAAAATCCCACAAGACATAACTGCCAAGATTATCCACCGAACTGAAATATGCCCGGCCATGATTCAGTTCAGTCAATCGCTCGACGAACTGCTGGAGATACGGGTCGTCGGTCACCATAAAAGTCGTAATCGGGATTTTCTTTTTTCTGCAGATAACGGCTTCGTCAAGGGTGCGATTCACAATCCGTGGATCTAGGCCATTTGGATTTTTGTAAATCTCTCCGTTTGAACGAGTGATCATCGATGGTTTACCATCAGTGACCATGAATATCTGTTTGTTCACATGCTTCTTAGTCAGCAAAATCTGACGCGCCAAGCGGAGGCCGGCCTGGGTATTTGTATGAAACGGCCCGACTGAAAGATAGGATAAATCCTTTATCTGTACTTCTTTTGCCTCGTCGCCGAAGGTCACAATCGAGAGGTGGTCTTTAGGGTATTTAGTCAAAATCAATTCAGTAAAAGCCATTGCGACCTGTTTGGCAGGTGTGATACGGTCTTCGCCATAGAGAATCATCGAATGCGAAATATCAATCATAAGCACAGTCGCGCACGAGCTCGCTTTTTCAGTCTCGAAAACCTCAAGGTCTTTCTCGATCATATTGAGCCCAAGGTCAGCGGTGCGTTTTATGGAATTAAAGAGCGAACTGCTGAAATCGATATTACTCGGGTTGTCGCCGAAAGCATACGGCCGCTTCTCGGGCAGAGCTTCCTCGGAACTGCCGCCTTCATAGGGCAGTCGGTGATCTCCTTTGCCGGCCGAGCGGAGTTTTGTGAAGATCGCTTCGAAAGCTGATTGCCGGAGCGATTTTTCTCCCTTGGGGGCCAGTTTGAATCCATCTTTGGTCTTGCGAACCATGTCTGATTTCTCAAGATTCTTTTTGAATTCGTTGAGGTCATATTTGCTGTCGAGAATTCCCTGCTGCTGCAGACGCTCCATGAGCTTGAGAGTGGCATCGACGTTACCATTGAGGCGCATGAGAAGATAATTGAAAATAGCCATCAGATCGGAGAGGTTTTTCAGTTTGGAAAAGAGCGCCTCATCCCATTCGGTATAGAGAAATCTCATTTAGACTCCGCCCATCCCTTTGAGCATATCCGAGAAAATATCGCCATAACGAATGACCGAATCGAGTTCAGCGCGGGCAATGATATTATTGTGATGAAGTCCTTCGAGCACCAATTCCATCCTCAGCAAAAGCTCGCGTTCATCTTTGGTCTGGAAATTGCGCTGGACAATTTCTTTCAAGCCGGGCAGTGATGTGAGGCGTTTTTTGTATTCAGCAAAGGGCATCTCATCGGAAAGTTCCAACTGTTTGCCGCCGGAGAAATAATCGGTCACGGCTTCGTAGGGATTTTCAACCGGTGCGACATCTTTACGAGTGTGTTCTTTTACAGGCGCGGGAAAATATTCAAGGAAAACAGTATTGATTGCTTTGCCGATAAGATTGTTCGCCACTAAAAGCGAGCCTTCTTGTTCTCCTTCATAAACCAATTCAATTTTGCCGGTCACCGATGGGATAATCGCATAAAGGTCGCTCATGCGGGGGTAGAGGTCGTTGTCATTAAAGTGGTGCGACCGACGCTCGACATTTGAAAGGAAATTCTCATAGGCCGAAATAGATAGACGCGCTGATACTCCTGATGTCTGGTCGACATATTCGCTGGTGCGGGCTTGGAGCGAGACTTCCTCGATAATATCGCGCATGAACTCCGGTACGGTTACTTTGGGGCCAGCTTTGCCAGAAGCATCTTTTGTGACTTCGCCCATAGTGATCGCTTTGGCATCATCGCGGCTCCGCGGATAATGGGTGATAATTTGCGAATCAATACGGTCTTTGAGCGGGGTGATTATGTTTCCGCGATTGGTGTAGTCTTCGGGGTTAGCCGAAAAGACCATGCAGATATCGAGCGGAATGCGAAGTGGGAATCCGCGTACCTGAATGTCGGCCTCTTCGAGGATATTTAGCAATCCCACCTGAATACGCGGCTGGAGGTCGGGCAGTTCGTTGATAGCAAAGATACCACGATTCGTGCGGGGGATTATACCCCAGTGAATTACTTCTTCGTTTGAAATATCGAGCTTCTCCCGGGCAGCTTTGATTGGATCAATATCACCGATGAGGTCAGCGATTGAAACA from Candidatus Zixiibacteriota bacterium includes these protein-coding regions:
- a CDS encoding magnesium chelatase — encoded protein: MSSKLATTIGELRTSGWKSRTVKEEMRENLIDKIKSGETLFPGIVGFDKTVIPQLINAILSKHHFILLGLRGQAKTRIIRQLQTLLDEHQPSLTESYLNEDPFHPISPRAQKHVAQLGDNTPIVWRARDERYHEKLATPDVSIADLIGDIDPIKAAREKLDISNEEVIHWGIIPRTNRGIFAINELPDLQPRIQVGLLNILEEADIQVRGFPLRIPLDICMVFSANPEDYTNRGNIITPLKDRIDSQIITHYPRSRDDAKAITMGEVTKDASGKAGPKVTVPEFMRDIIEEVSLQARTSEYVDQTSGVSARLSISAYENFLSNVERRSHHFNDNDLYPRMSDLYAIIPSVTGKIELVYEGEQEGSLLVANNLIGKAINTVFLEYFPAPVKEHTRKDVAPVENPYEAVTDYFSGGKQLELSDEMPFAEYKKRLTSLPGLKEIVQRNFQTKDERELLLRMELVLEGLHHNNIIARAELDSVIRYGDIFSDMLKGMGGV
- a CDS encoding VWA domain-containing protein; translated protein: MRFLYTEWDEALFSKLKNLSDLMAIFNYLLMRLNGNVDATLKLMERLQQQGILDSKYDLNEFKKNLEKSDMVRKTKDGFKLAPKGEKSLRQSAFEAIFTKLRSAGKGDHRLPYEGGSSEEALPEKRPYAFGDNPSNIDFSSSLFNSIKRTADLGLNMIEKDLEVFETEKASSCATVLMIDISHSMILYGEDRITPAKQVAMAFTELILTKYPKDHLSIVTFGDEAKEVQIKDLSYLSVGPFHTNTQAGLRLARQILLTKKHVNKQIFMVTDGKPSMITRSNGEIYKNPNGLDPRIVNRTLDEAVICRKKKIPITTFMVTDDPYLQQFVERLTELNHGRAYFSSVDNLGSYVLWDFVSNRKKKG